A DNA window from Helianthus annuus cultivar XRQ/B chromosome 15, HanXRQr2.0-SUNRISE, whole genome shotgun sequence contains the following coding sequences:
- the LOC110910448 gene encoding auxin-responsive protein IAA13: MDVTLGLLPDSPAGDDGGGVPSGGSTTVKSILTKEDNNKNNMVMCSEVSSSYPVGDQNLGDLELGLGLSIGGGGGGGLKGKVVAGGGGWSQYARILTAKDFKQNSCSSSSCSVSIPNSATDSVSPTNGNSVVGWPPVSKAHRMPSLANENKSPTGNRISVTEQTKSKNRTVVINDYSNEKARISDKKYRSVKVNMDGSLIGRKVDLNAHTSYEMLAQTLEEMFFRRRSSTEAAKSSRLLDGTSEFVLTYEDKDGDCMLVGDVPWQMFLSSVKRLRIMKNSESNELAPRFQESHERRRTDVV, encoded by the exons ATGGATGTTACCCTTGGTTTATTACCTGATTCTCCGGCCGGTGATGACGGTGGTGGAGTGCCGTCCGGTGGGTCAACCACCGTTAAGTCAATCTTGACTAAAGAAGATAACAACAAGAACAATATGGTTATGTGTTCTGAGGTTAGTTCATCATACCCTGTTGGTGATCAGAATTTGGGTGATCTTGAATTGGGACTTGGGTTGAgtattggtggtggtggtggtggtggtttgaaGGGTAAGGTGGTggctggtggtggtggttggaGTCAGTATGCAAGAATCTTGACAGCAAAAGATTTTAAACAGAattcttgttcttcttcttcttgttctgTTAGTATACCTAATTCAGCTACTGATTCTGTTTCTCCTACTAATGGTAACAG TGTTGTTGGATGGCCTCCTGTAAGTAAAGCTCACAGGATGCCTAGTTTAGCTAATGAAAACAAATCACCAACCGGAAATCGTATCTCAGTAACCGAACAAACCAAAAGCAAGAACAGGACGGTTGTAATCAACGATTATTCTAACGAAAAAGCCAGGATTTCCGATAAGAAATACCGGTCGGTGAAAGTTAACATGGATGGAAGTTTGATTGGAAGAAAAGTTgatctcaatgctcacacatcctATGAGATGTTGGCTCAAACCTTAGAAGAAATGTTCTTCCGAAGAC GGTCAAGTACAGAAGCTGCAAAATCTTCAAGATTATTGGATGGAACATCTGAATTTGTGCTCACTTATGAAGATAAAGATGGAGATTGTATGCTTGTTGGAGATGTTCCTTGGCA gaTGTTTCTTAGCTCGGTCAAGAGGCTTAGGATCATGAAAAATTCCGAGTCTAATGAGCTTG CACCAAGATTCCAAGAAAGCCACGAGAGACGCAGAACGGATGTTGTCTAA
- the LOC110910447 gene encoding sorting and assembly machinery component 50 homolog B, which produces MAKEDEKPYSEIDEEEEEEAEEEDEEEDFDEEEEEAVVTPESKMRAERARMEGVFHRISSERVPLRVHDVLIKGNKKTKESVIEAEIQALKTATSVQELLQAATIANARLQKLDIFDSVNITLDSGPPELPGTSNVVVQVVEAKNPLTGDIGVFTKPEARSWSLEGSLKFKNLFGYGDLWDGSLSYGWDQTSEISAGVSLPRFMRLITPVMARVSLLSQDWLKFSSYKEQSLGLSLGLLSTKNHDLAYNLSWRTLTDPSQLASRSIRRQLGHGLLSHLKYTFKIDKRNSPLRPTKGFAFVSASQVGGLFPDYRSLRFIRQEFDLRYALPLGFARAALNFGVAGGVIFPWGSDFKNRPTSLPDRFFLGGNSSPVCTLGGPTSLLGFKTRGLGPSEPKREVKTNSEDASSDTTSERDFLGGDLAVTAFADLSFDLPLKVLRDSNIHAHAFACAGSLTKLTENSFRDFSFQKYKDSFRSSAGFGLIVPTKLFRMEVNYCYILRQHENDRAKTGVQFSFSSPI; this is translated from the exons ATGGCGAAAGAAGACGAGAAACCGTATTCAGAAAtagacgaagaagaagaagaagaagcggAAGAGGAAGACGAAGAGGAAGATttcgatgaagaagaagaagaagcagtAGTCACACCGGAATCTAAAATGCGAGCAGAAAGAGCTCGAATGGAGGGAGTATTCCACCGGATATCATCAGAGCGAGTTCCGTTACGAGTCCACGATGTGCTGATTAAAGGAAACAAGAAGACGAAAGAATCGGTAATCGAAGCTGAAATTCAAGCCCTAAAAACCGCTACATCTGTTCAGGAGCTGCTTCAGGCGGCTACGATTGCGAATGCGAGGCTTCAGAAGCTTGATATCTTTGATTCGGTTAATATTACGCTTGATTCTGGTCCGCCTGAATTGCCTGGGACTTCTAATGTGGTTGTTCAAGTTGTGGAGGCTAAAAACCCTCTCACTGGTGATATCGGTGTTTTTACTAAGCCGGAG GCTAGATCTTGGTCTCTTGAGGGATCACTAAAGTTCAAAAACTTGTTTGGTTACGGTGATCTTTGGGACGGTTCGTTATCTTACGGGTGGGACCAAACATCAGAAATTAGCGCTGGTGTATCTTTACCAAGATTCATGAGATTAATCACTCCTGTAATGGCACGCGTGTCTCTACTTTCTCAAGACTGGCTGAAATTCTCCTCATACAAAGAGCAATCACTGGGCCTATCTTTGGGCCTACTGTCTACCAAGAACCATGACCTGGCATATAATCTTTCTTGGCGCACCTTGACTGATCCGTCACAACTGGCTTCTAGGTCGATACGGAGGCAGCTTGGACATGGTTTATTATCACATCTGAAGTACACGTTTAAGATTGATAAACGGAACTCACCGCTTCGACCAACTAAAGGGTTTGCCTTTGTTTCTGCTTCTCAAGTTGGTGGTCTTTTTCCTGATTATCGAAGCTTGCGTTTTATCCGCCAG GAATTTGACCTCCGTTATGCTTTACCCTTGGGTTTTGCACGTGCTGCACTAAACTTTGGAGTTGCTGGTGGTGTTATTTTCCCATGGGGAAGTGACTTCAAAAACAGACCTACGTCCTTACCTGATAGGTTCTTCTTGGGTGGGAACTCTTCTCCTGTTTGCACATTGGGAGGGCCCACATCGTTATTGGGCTTCAAGACTAGAGGATTGGGCCCAAGTGAGCCCAAAAGGGAAGTCAAAACAAACTCTGAAGATGCAAGTTCTGATACTACTTCTGAAAGAGATTTTCTTGGTGGAGATCTAGCAGTTACTGCTTTTGCTGATCTTTCCTTTGATCTCCCGTTGAAGGTGCTGAGAGATTCCAATATTCATGCACATGCATTTGCTTGTGCTGGAAGTCTTACCAAATTAACCGAGAATTCATTTCGAGATTTTTCTTTCCAAAAGTACAAAGATTCGTTCCGTAGCTCCGCAGGCTTTGGGCTTATTGTACCAACTAAATTGTTTCGCATGGAG GTCAACTACTGCTACATACTGAGACAACATGAGAATGATCGAGCCAAGACTGGTGTGCAGTTTAGCTTTTCTTCACCTATATAG